From the Roseateles sp. XES5 genome, one window contains:
- a CDS encoding ATP-dependent helicase, with the protein MTSGYDDIPFFDEDPQLGGKPAAPAKPAGGIAARAMAARDAHRAPDYLSGLNPEQREAVETVDGPVLVLAGAGTGKTRVLTTRIAHILATGRAFPSQLLAVTFTNKAAREMKERIGLLVGGAVEGMPWLGTFHSIGVKLLRRHAELVGLRSDFSILDTDDVVRLIKQILQAEGIDDKRWPAKQFAGMIDTWKNKGLDPAQIPEGDARAFANGKGRELYVAYQNRLKTLNACDFGDLLLHPIRIFRANADVLADYHQKFRYILVDEYQDTNTAQYMWLRLLAQRPKGTPQNVCCVGDDDQSIYGWRGAEVDNILRFEKDFPGAKVVKLERNYRSTAHILGAAGHLIAHNEDRLGKTLFTDRMDPDDDKVVVHAAWDSEEEARAVGEEIEQLQRKQHKLNDMAILVRASFQMREFEDRFVTLGLNYRVIGGPRFYERLEIRDALAYFRLVSQPADDLAFERIVNTPKRGLGDTTIRNLHDYARARDIPMLQAAADIIETDELKPKARKALFDVVTDFRRWQSLLETMAHTELAEQILDESGYTAMWQADKSAEAPGRLENLKELIRSMDAFESMRGFLEHVSLVMDAEQNENLDAVSIMTLHSAKGLEFETVFLPGWEEGLFPHQRALDEGGRAGLEEERRLAYVGITRAKRRCHIWFVSNRRIHGLWQSTLPSRFLEELPENHVEVAEVEQSYGGYGRGGYGQSRFDKQEPFQNAYSTPGWRRAQANRTDATRDNWGSRSGHAVERIGYGESGPRARTIEGELVAKSTMSEPSKFAIGDRVFHMKFGNGNVAAIEGNKLTIDFDRAGQKRVLDGFVNPV; encoded by the coding sequence ATGACCAGCGGTTACGACGACATTCCCTTCTTCGATGAGGACCCGCAGCTCGGCGGCAAGCCGGCAGCCCCCGCCAAGCCGGCCGGCGGCATCGCCGCCCGCGCCATGGCGGCGCGCGACGCGCATCGTGCGCCCGACTATCTCTCCGGCCTCAATCCCGAACAGCGCGAGGCGGTGGAGACCGTCGACGGCCCCGTTCTGGTGCTTGCGGGCGCCGGCACCGGCAAGACGCGCGTGCTCACCACCCGTATCGCCCATATCCTTGCCACCGGCCGGGCCTTTCCCAGCCAGCTTCTCGCGGTGACCTTCACCAACAAGGCGGCGCGCGAGATGAAGGAACGTATCGGCCTGCTCGTCGGCGGCGCCGTCGAGGGCATGCCGTGGCTCGGCACCTTCCATTCCATCGGCGTCAAGCTGCTGCGCCGCCATGCCGAACTCGTCGGCCTGCGCTCGGACTTTTCCATCCTCGATACCGACGACGTCGTGCGCCTCATCAAGCAGATCCTTCAGGCCGAAGGCATCGACGACAAGCGCTGGCCGGCCAAGCAGTTCGCCGGCATGATCGACACCTGGAAGAACAAGGGCCTCGATCCGGCGCAGATCCCCGAAGGCGACGCGCGCGCCTTCGCCAATGGCAAGGGCCGTGAACTCTACGTCGCCTACCAGAACCGCCTGAAGACGCTGAATGCCTGCGACTTCGGCGATCTCCTGCTGCATCCGATCCGCATCTTCCGCGCCAACGCGGACGTCCTGGCCGACTACCACCAGAAATTCCGCTACATCCTCGTCGACGAGTACCAGGACACCAACACCGCCCAGTACATGTGGCTGCGCCTGCTCGCCCAGCGCCCGAAGGGCACGCCGCAGAACGTCTGCTGCGTCGGCGACGACGACCAGTCGATCTATGGCTGGCGCGGCGCGGAGGTGGACAACATCCTGCGCTTCGAGAAGGATTTTCCCGGCGCCAAGGTCGTCAAGCTGGAGCGCAACTACCGCTCCACCGCCCATATTCTCGGCGCGGCCGGCCACCTGATCGCCCATAACGAGGACCGCCTCGGCAAGACGCTCTTCACCGACCGGATGGATCCCGATGACGACAAGGTCGTCGTGCACGCCGCCTGGGACTCGGAGGAAGAGGCCCGCGCCGTCGGGGAGGAGATCGAGCAGCTCCAGCGCAAGCAGCACAAGCTGAACGACATGGCGATCCTCGTGCGCGCCTCCTTCCAGATGCGCGAGTTCGAAGACCGTTTCGTCACGCTTGGCCTCAATTACCGCGTCATCGGCGGTCCGCGCTTCTACGAGCGCCTCGAAATCCGCGATGCGCTCGCCTATTTCCGCCTCGTCAGCCAGCCCGCCGACGACCTCGCCTTCGAGCGCATCGTCAACACGCCGAAGCGCGGCCTCGGCGATACGACGATCCGCAACCTGCACGACTACGCCCGCGCCCGCGATATCCCGATGTTGCAGGCCGCGGCCGACATCATCGAGACCGACGAGCTGAAGCCGAAGGCGCGCAAGGCGCTGTTCGACGTCGTCACCGATTTCCGCCGCTGGCAGTCGCTGCTGGAGACGATGGCGCATACCGAGCTCGCCGAGCAGATCCTCGACGAGAGCGGCTATACCGCCATGTGGCAGGCGGACAAGTCGGCCGAAGCGCCGGGGCGGCTGGAAAACCTGAAGGAACTCATCCGCTCGATGGACGCGTTCGAGTCCATGCGCGGCTTCCTGGAACACGTCTCGCTGGTCATGGATGCCGAGCAGAACGAGAATCTCGACGCCGTTTCGATCATGACGCTGCATTCGGCCAAGGGCCTCGAATTCGAGACCGTCTTCCTGCCCGGCTGGGAGGAAGGCCTCTTCCCGCACCAGCGCGCGCTCGATGAGGGCGGCCGTGCCGGCCTCGAGGAAGAACGCCGCCTCGCCTATGTCGGCATCACCCGCGCCAAGCGTCGCTGCCATATCTGGTTCGTCTCGAACCGCCGCATCCATGGCCTCTGGCAATCCACCCTGCCCTCGCGCTTCCTCGAAGAGCTGCCGGAAAACCACGTGGAAGTCGCCGAAGTGGAACAGTCCTATGGCGGCTACGGCCGGGGCGGCTATGGCCAGTCCCGCTTCGACAAGCAGGAGCCGTTCCAGAACGCCTATTCGACGCCCGGCTGGCGGCGCGCGCAGGCGAACCGCACCGACGCCACGCGCGACAACTGGGGCTCGCGCTCCGGCCACGCCGTCGAGCGCATCGGCT